AAGGACGCGGTTACCCTACGCCCCTCATGTCTGCTTATGTTATTAAACTATTAGTGGGTACCAAAAAATAGTTTCTACCTATAGGTGGCAGTTGGGGGACAAAAATAAGCTTTCTGACACCGCTTGAGCAACTTTTTTTTGTGCCCTCTCCACATACTCGGTTACGCTATCCCTTGTAATATCCAAAAACTCTGCTATCTGACTCCGGCTGAAACATTGTCCATGAGCCATAGTGTAGCATTCGCGCTCGCGTGGACTGAGCGTAGATAATGCGTCCTCTATCTGGAACAACTGCCACTCAGATAGATTCGCCGGACTCCCCGCATGATTGCGTTGTACATATGCCTGCATTCTTAGTGGATCTACCGGACGTTCTCGCTGATAAGCAGCCATCCGTTCAGCTCCACGTTTATTCCCTGGTCTTCTTCCTGTATTTAGCCATTCCTCCACATACTCACAATCCGATATCATACCTGAAATAACTTTCTTATCATCAGCATCCGCTTTAGCGTACAGTCTTCTGGCAATGTTTAGGGACTTGTGATAGTTAAGAGATGTAGCAGCGCCCAGGTCAACAATATTTATATCTTGCATATTCTTAATTCTCAGCCCCATGATCTAATCCCCTTTGTGATATAATGGGTGTGAGAAATGAAGTAACAGGCCCCCGTGCTCCCTGTCAAGGTTGCGGGGGCTTTGTTGTGTTCATCCTTCATATTTTTGTAGCAGCTCCATGTATTTATCATGCCACATCCTCGCCGTGGCTTTATGATCCTCTATAAGCTCGTCTGACTTCCTAATAGTGTCGGTTAAAGCAGAAGAAGACTCCCGCATGATAATCTTCATCCGGTCTATCTCTTCAATTAGCATACCAGCCGCACTTTTCCAGTATGAAAACTTTCCTCCTTCAAGTTCCCTCCGAATTTGCTCAATGTCTACCTTCGGAGGACCAGGCATTTTAACAAGCTGTTTGAATTTAGGCAATATTAATCCTCCCTTAGTGGGTGTAGGTCCTACACCCTGTATTGGTTTAATCATCATAAGTGTCGAGTTAAAACTTCGTCTCTCATATTGTCTACAACTTCATTTAACATATTGTTCACCTCAATTAAATCTGGTAAAATTAAATTCAAAAAATTAGGAGAATAATATGAACTTTTTAACAGTACTTCTTATGTGTATTCCGCTTTATGCTGCATTCAGAGCTTTTACAATCACTCGTGATCCAGAAGCAAAAAAAAGAATCCCAAAAACGACACTAAAAGCTCTAACTTTTTTTGCTTATTTTATATTTATCGTTTTGGGATTTTTTATAATTACAGAAGGTGTAGAATACCTCTCTCAGTTATAATTGAATTGGTAGTTGCAAGTAGTTTTATAAATCTGAAGTGATTTAGAGTACGGGGGTAAAGGCTGTTATGCCTCATCCCTCGAAACACTTTGAATTGTCCTATTCATGCTCAGGATTGCTAAATTCTGTTTCGTAATCATCCATGATGACTTTTGACCCATGCGTGTATAGCTTAAACAAAGTCGCCTCAAGGCCATACAAACCGCCCATGATCGTTTTTTTGTCGAACGACTTATCGGCAATTTCTACACTGTTGATGTAGCCTTCTTTATCAAGGACAAGGCGATATTTACAATTGTATTGGGACTTATCTGGCTCCGGATCAAAATAGATGAACGACAGAACCCGTCTATCAGCATCAACATGAACTGTGATCTCTTGAACTTCCTCGTAATCTAGTTCATTCAACTCGCATTCATCTTCAACCATTTCTTTAATAAGCTCAGAAAAATTGACTTCTTCTCTTTTGGTTCCAAGCAATTCTTGAAGATTTTCTTGCATCTTGGCAACGCCGACACTGTGAATGGATTTTTCAACTTCGCTTTTTATCACGTCTAGAATTATATGGTTGTAAGATGGGATATCGAGGTTCTCCAAATTAATCTGAAGTTGATTGCGTACTGCTTCCTTCAACCCTTTTCCGAAGTCACTCCAACTACGCAAGGAATCTTCGACAACATCCTTAATAGTTTCTTCTAGTTGCTTCCTAATGACTTTTTCTACGTAGCCTTCTTCGTTTTATGCTGCCAATTGGTTATTAATGATTAAGTTCATATCCATTTGTATGTCCTCTCTGCCCTTGGGGGCGGTCTATTCGATCCAGCGGTCACGTTTCGTCTTTTCCATCCAGTCTTTTTGAAGATTGTCTATGTTAAACACGTAATGTCTACGGCCCAGCACGTAAGATACAAAACTGCCCGTGCTGCGTTCGTAAAAACATCCGTTCAAAAGCTGCCCATCCATCCCTTTTCGCAAATCCGGTGTTTCCTGTACAATCTCAGCAGAATAAAAGTTAAATTCCAGTTGCGTCATACCGTCTCCAAGCCGTTCAACTGCTCTTTAGTACGGAAGTAGAAGGGGGCATATCGGTATTCGGATCGGTGTTTTGGATTGTACATGTATGCTACGGGTGTTTCATTTTCCGCTACTGGGCAGTTCATGGTTACGCAGCTCGTACGAGTAAGCAATATCCCTCCAGCTGGGGGCAGCCCATTGTGCCATTTGCCCCGCTGTGCGTCCTTATCCGGTATCAGCACAGGCATGTTTAATTGTCTGACTTCATCGCGGCTTAACCAGCCGTTTGCATTCGGCATATATTCTCACTTCCTTGGTAGAGGGGCAGCCTTAGCCGCCCCAAGGATGTATTAAGCAATGATAGTTACAAAACCGGATTTAATCTCGTCCTCCAGCTCGGCATAAAGATGCTCCTTAATGCTTGCCATAGCTTGTAACTTCCACGCGCCTCCATCTGCTTCAAATAGGGCTGCGCGGGGTCCAGATTGCAAACGGAACACAAAGCTGCATTCTGGCTGAGGAATATCAATAAACGTTCTGTACGGTTTCAGTTTAACGGGATTAGGAACCGTTACCTTTTCAAGACTGGCGACCCCGCTTTTGGCTGTTACCTGTTGCGATACCCCATCGTCTGCGTAGGTATTTCCAGACTCTTCTTTAACGTTTCCTACTAACTTCAATACAGCAGCCCGATCAAGGTTTTCCACAAAGCAAGCTTGTAATTGGACATTGAAACTCTCTACATCCATGTACCTTTCAAAATTAATATCTGGTAAAACCGCAGATGCTTGAAGCATCACATTACGCCGCTTATCCCGGTTAAAAGCACTCAGCACCCGTACATCAGTCTCGCTGACCACATGAACCAATACAGGCTCCAATTTGTCGTAGTTGTCCATCAGGTATGTTACCAAGGCGGACAGCGTATTTACCTTGAGCGTGCTTGTTACTGGCTCCTGTACCAACTCCAGCGAACCCGTAGTGTAAATCTGACCGCCTACTTCCTTGACCTCTTTATTCGCCAGAGCTGCGATGTACTGCATTGCTTCCTTAATCATTTATAATTCCTCCTAAAATTTGTTTTTTTATTTGAAGACGACAACATTGCCTGTACCGGATTTTATTTCCCCGGTATCCTGGTCAATTGTTTCCCCAGTTCCAGTACGTACGGTACCTTCATTGTCAAAAAACGTCTGATCCTCATCACCGAAAAGCAATTCCTGCGCCACAACATTTCCAGCATTGTCGGTACCCATGATAAAGGTGGTCTCCAATGGGTTATCTGGAGCTATGGTTGACTTAGTGGTAACATTGGTATTAATTTTTTTCCGTTTTGCATCCGGTTTAAGGTTTACCGTTATTGTGATGCTGCGTGCAGCCGTTGCGGACGTATTGGGATCGTCAATATTCCTCATGACCCGATCCCATTCTTTATTGAATTTTTCCTGCACGCCACCTTGTACCAGCCTGCTCAGTTCAATACGGTTTTGCATGTAAACAACCTCCAAATAATAAATTTATAAGTACATACGTTTGGTATAACGGCTGTGGAGGGCTGCGGCCTCTGTCCATAACTGAGTCCTATTCCACAATCAAAACGTCAGGACGTATTTTGATGTAGCCCCATCGTATCTGGTCCAAAGCGATAATAATTACTTCCTGCCAACTATCCCGCTTAAAGTGCTTCCGAATCTGTTCTACGCTTTTGCCTTGTCTCCACATATCACGAAACTTTTTCAAATCGTCTGCGGACCAAATAAAGTTCAATTCCTCGCACGCAACATAAATTTTCCTAGTCTGTTTTCCCTGTTGTTCCAGACGCTTGTCCCAATCTTCTGGCGTGTATATCCTTTTTCCCAAATCCGGCACCTCCGATCCGCCTTAATAACTCCACTTCGGCATATGCCCGAATGTCATAATCCAATCGTTCGTCATGAAGCATTTCACGCAACCGGGAAACAGATTGTTTTTCCATATATGCTGTTGGTGTCACCGCTGTTCCCCCTTGCCTGATTGCATACGTTCAGCTAGCCGTAGCAATTCCTCGTATTCTTCTTGGGATACGTCTTGCTCATCCCCTGGCTCTGGAGACTTAACAATATCAATAGGCTGCTTACCGCTCCTACCACCGCCTTTGTTCGGTGGCTTCTCCTTGGTCCAAGGTTCGTCTATACCCTCAGCCTTCCAATTTTTTAGAATGCCGTTGACATATGACATACTGCGTTTTCCGGCAACTACGGCTTTTTTCATAGCTTCACATAGCCAGCGGTTACCATAGTCCTTTTCTAAGATTGCTATTTCATCGGCTATAAGAGGGCTGATTGTTCCAAAGCCTTCATTTTCAAATAATCTAAAAGGGTTATTCTCAATTTCAGGAAGACTACTACCAGAAATCTGTTCTGTTCCGTTCTCTTCCCTTCCCTTCTGTTCAGTTCTGTTCTCTTCTCTTCTGTTCTCTTCTAGAGGAATATTTGGGAAATTCCCGGAACTACCGGGAAAGTCCAAAGGAGGGTCAGGAAATTTTGAGCGTGTCCGTTTATGCAATCCTTGTTGATGTGCTTCAAAATTGACCACTTGAACCACCTTTTGACCGTCAGCTTCATACCATTCAATAAGGCCAGCAGACTGCAAACGGTGCAAAGACTCTTTCACATCAGAAACCAGCTTGTCCAACATAGGAACCACCAGCGCTTTAACTTTAGCTGGCGATCCTGCTAAACGTCCAAAATCATCTGTATGAGGAATCATCCATGTGAACAGCAACATATCAAATATGTCCGGCAGTTCATTAACTTTTTCTGAAATGGATATAACCTTAGATATCATCCTTTTTTCAGCCATCCCTAACGCTTCCCTTCGATTCTGGATTATTCTTAGAAGTTCCGGGAAGTTCCGGGAAGTTCCTGACATAATGGTCCAACACTGCGTTAATAGCTGCCGCCATAAAACGCCTTGATCGTATACCATCCTGCGTACCGTCCAACCAACGATGGCAGGGAATGCAGACATGGATAAGGTCAGTGACCTTCGTTTTTTCATCAATATGACCCCGCCCGGTCAAATGCGCCCTTTCCTCTGCCCAAGCTTTACCACAAAGCTCACATAATCCAGCAGAACGTTCTTTTAACTGCTGATCTACTGTATTGCTTATGTCGCCTTTCTGGCGTTGCGTATGCCTGATACGTTTACTGCTGGTTTGCTGCTTTTTACTGTACGGTTGAAAAGGTAAAGTCACGAACCACCACCCCCTATATGCATATCAACACGGAGCCTCAAGCGCAGTTCATACAGGTATTCAGCCAACGATTTAAATTCGTTCTTCCATAAATGCATCCGCTCGAAATCTTCCGCTTCGGTATCCCGTATATCCAACACAGCCAGTTCTGCCGCAACCTTTTTGTTCCTCTCGGTTGTATCTCGCATGGTTTCGGCATAAACTCGCTTTCGCAAATTATAGGTTTGCATATGCCTTCCGCTCATATAGGCGGATACTCGCCCCATTAACGTATGAGCCTGCGTCAGCAATTCAACCTTTCGCACCAATGCACCCGGTGAATCGTCAGTGAACGACTCTGCTGTATCCCGAAGACGCTGTATGTCATGGATGTACTGTTTGATTTCCTTAATGTCCATGCGTGAGACTCCTATTTTCAAAAAATTAAATGTGTGCTATAATCCCGTTAATTGTTTATTCATGCAATCGTGTTGGTAGCACGATTATGGGTCTGTTCATAATTGAGCAGATCCTTTTTTCATTTCCCGTTCTAAACGAAATAGCTTTCCGCTAAGAACATGCCACTCCTTTTTATACTCGATCGGGTTAATCCCCAATGAAATAGCTTCTAGTTTCTTATAGTTCAATTCCCGCATTCGTTTACGTATCTGCTTGCATTCCGTCTGTTTGTCCAACTCCGCTACCTCTTCTCCTGTTAAATGCAATAACGACATGTCCAGGCGAACCGCATCACTAAGCAAACTGTTTATGAAGTAAGCGCCCTCGAAGATTGTTCCGCCCGGTACCTCTAGGTAACTTCGCAAGCCGGAATTGTCTATTACTGGTATTAAGCGTGTTTCCAAGTTGAATCCCCTCTCTCTGGCGTAAAGCCGTTTCAAGATCTGTTATTGCTTCATCAAAGTAATCTGTTTGCAGAACTGCACGCATCGCGCACAGCTTACACAGCCGTTTCCACAACATACGTCGCTCAGCTAATCTTTCAGGTGTCAATGTTCATACTCCTTTCAGGTCAGTGTCCCGATGGACAGTTCTTTTACAACGGTTGTGTATATCTCTTTTAACTTTGGATCTGCCTCGATCACATCAAGGCGGTTCGTTTCAGATATCTTGGTCTTGGTTGCACCTGACTCGCGCAACCGATCATGGAGGTTACGAAGTCGGCGGTTAAGGTCGCATTTAGCCCGACTCTCCAGCATTTCATAACTCCGCTTTCGCAAATCCCGAAATACTCCGCCTGACCGCCTAGCAGCTCCATTAAGCATCCCGTTTAGCTTGTCTCTCCAATCGTCGTCACGCTGCAAGATTGTTTCCTGTATTACAGCTACCCTTTGGTCTGTTGCGTCCTGGCGCTGCATAATGGCTTGTTGCTGCTGCTCCTGCTGAATCAATAGCTGGAGTATCGGACTTAGTTGGGATGTGTCTACGGCTGTGGTCTGTATCTTCTCACGCATCCGGTGGAACTCGGTAATGTATCTTTCCTTAAATTCCATAGCCTTTGGGCCAGTGTAGCCCATGACCAACATCGTGAAGCCTTGCTCTGTCATAAGGTATTTTGGAGTTGGTCGGCCTTGCCCGTTTGTATAATCTGACTGCACGAAATGGTGCAGTCGAAAATCATCACTGCAAGGTAACTCTCTGATATCTTGCATTACTCTGCGATGCTCTTTGCCAAATGCTTCAGCTACAGTAAGGCTATCTGTTACGGCTTGTCCTTTTTGGATAAATACCAATTGGATCATAAAACTACTCCTTCCGATTAAATTCATAGCGATTCTTCACAGTACGTTGTTACATCATTCCAGTACACTGTTTCTGAGCGGCAATCCATCACTTTGGTGTTTTGTTCAATTTGATTGTTCCTTGTCTTCCAACCATTTATCTAGTGCAATCTGGCGAAAGTGAATTAACGTTCGATTTCGAATGAAAGGAATCTCACGGTCTTTGACCATGCGCCGTAACGTAGAATCCGAAACTTTCAGATACCTGCAAGCCCCAGCAAAGTCGAACACATTGGCATATAGCAGTCGTTCGATGTCTGGTTTAAGTTCGGAAAGAATCTGGTCTCTCAGTTCCTGCTTGATCTCCACTCGTAGAGCCTCAATGAAATCTGTGGTTGACGGCATTCAAGCACCTACTTAATCGTCAATTAAATTGACGTTGAATTTAAAAAAATAAGTAATTTAAAACAACACCTTGCGTCAATATAATTGACGGTGTATAATAGCCATTAACGGGTTATTAATTAGATTGAGCCTGCTGGCTCAATCTCAACTTCTGCTAAGTCAGGAAATAGTTCTTCAGCAGTGGTCTTCAAATACTTTACCAACTTGAAAAGTAGTTTAGCATCTGGGTTAGCTCTGCCAGCTTCAATATGTCGGATGTGATTTTCTGTCACACCCACAGCATTAGCAACTTCCCGTTGAGTCAAGTTGAAAAATTTTCGACGATTCTTGAAAGCCATACGTTTAACAGGAGTATCATGTTTCATTTAGCTCACCACCTTCCTGAATGACGTTTATTTAATTGACGTACACCCAATATATCACGTCAATTAAATTGGCGCAACACATTTTAATATTTTTTTTGACATGGAGTGTGTAAATGTGAATGAACAAGAGAAAAAAACAATGGGGCAACGGATTAGAACTGAAAGAGAACTCAAGGGTTGGTCTCAAGAAAAACTAGGTGAAATACTAGGGATGAACAGAACTAACATTTCAAACTATGAGTCGGGAAGAACCATTCCACCTGGCAACGTTGTAAAAGATATGGCCAATTTATTTGGGATCAACTCTGATTATATTTTGGTAAATTCGGATGTTCGAAGGTTTATAGACTTGGAAGTTGAAATGAAGGGTCAGTCTGGTTTATATGCAAATCCTGATGTGGAAACTATAGCAGCCCATCATGATGGAGAAGACTGGACGGAAGAAGAACTTCAGGACATTGAGGAATTTAAAGAATTAGTAAAACTAAGAAGGCAGCTTAGGAAGAACAAGGAGTGACATGATGGTATCCTACAACTATGAAACTCTATCCGCCAAGGCTCGTGAATCGAACGTTGAGATTGTCGAGAAGCAATTACGGGGCCGAAACAAAGGTTTCTATTCCGACGGGTTGATTCTCATAGACACACGAATTTCGACTATTATCGAAAAAGCTTGCATACTTTCAGAAGAGCTTGGGCACCATCACACGAGTTTCGGCGATATTCTTGATCAAAACATCATACATAAACGAAAACAAGAACTTCGCGCCAGACAATGGGCGTACCAATGCCTGATACCTCTTAATGGCATCATTCAAGCCCATCATGCCCGAATATCAGGCCGCTATGATCTGGCAGAATACCTGGGGGTAACAGAAGAGTTTCTTCAGGCTGCAATCGATCGATATACTGAAAAATTTGGTTTATCGGTTCAAGCTGATGAAAGGCATATAATCTATTTTGACCCGTTAGGTGTCGTAGAGTTAAAAGTGTGACCTTCGCAATCTCGTCGTTGCGATGCGGTTTTTCACGCCCAAAAATAGAACATATGTTCCCTAAAAGGAGGTGATTTAGATGTGAATGGAAATGGTTGGTGTTTAATAAATAGCAGAAAGGAAGAAGAACATGGCATGGACAGAACACTTAGGGGGCAACAAGTACAAATTAGTTGCCCGTGATCCATCGAAAGTAAATAAACCCAAACGGTCCATTTCCGTTGAGGTACCCAAAGAGATTGTTAAATCAGAGAGGAAAACAAAGCAGTGGCTCACATTGGAATTAGCGAAATGGGCTGCAAAGGTTGAAGCTGGTAAAGCGAACAAGTCTGAGAAAGTCAAATTCATGGATTTTGTACCGATCTGGAAAAAAGGTTACGCTGAAAAAAACATGGGGAAATACACTCTTAAAACTAACATGTGGTACATTGAATCTTTCTTGCTGCCTGAGTTTGGCAACGTGGGAATTGAAAGAATCACCACATTGCAACTAGTGACGTTTTTTGCAGATTTGAAGCGTCAAGATGGCAAGGAATATGCAACAAATACAAAGCTAAATATCTATAAGGCAGCTAAGTCCATCTTCGACGCAGCATTTACATGGGA
This window of the Paenibacillus polymyxa genome carries:
- a CDS encoding sigma factor-like helix-turn-helix DNA-binding protein, which gives rise to MGLRIKNMQDINIVDLGAATSLNYHKSLNIARRLYAKADADDKKVISGMISDCEYVEEWLNTGRRPGNKRGAERMAAYQRERPVDPLRMQAYVQRNHAGSPANLSEWQLFQIEDALSTLSPRERECYTMAHGQCFSRSQIAEFLDITRDSVTEYVERAQKKVAQAVSESLFLSPNCHL
- a CDS encoding DnaD domain-containing protein; translated protein: MAEKRMISKVISISEKVNELPDIFDMLLFTWMIPHTDDFGRLAGSPAKVKALVVPMLDKLVSDVKESLHRLQSAGLIEWYEADGQKVVQVVNFEAHQQGLHKRTRSKFPDPPLDFPGSSGNFPNIPLEENRREENRTEQKGREENGTEQISGSSLPEIENNPFRLFENEGFGTISPLIADEIAILEKDYGNRWLCEAMKKAVVAGKRSMSYVNGILKNWKAEGIDEPWTKEKPPNKGGGRSGKQPIDIVKSPEPGDEQDVSQEEYEELLRLAERMQSGKGEQR
- a CDS encoding Rha family transcriptional regulator — translated: MIQLVFIQKGQAVTDSLTVAEAFGKEHRRVMQDIRELPCSDDFRLHHFVQSDYTNGQGRPTPKYLMTEQGFTMLVMGYTGPKAMEFKERYITEFHRMREKIQTTAVDTSQLSPILQLLIQQEQQQQAIMQRQDATDQRVAVIQETILQRDDDWRDKLNGMLNGAARRSGGVFRDLRKRSYEMLESRAKCDLNRRLRNLHDRLRESGATKTKISETNRLDVIEADPKLKEIYTTVVKELSIGTLT
- a CDS encoding excisionase family DNA-binding protein, translated to MPSTTDFIEALRVEIKQELRDQILSELKPDIERLLYANVFDFAGACRYLKVSDSTLRRMVKDREIPFIRNRTLIHFRQIALDKWLEDKEQSN
- a CDS encoding helix-turn-helix transcriptional regulator, with the translated sequence MKHDTPVKRMAFKNRRKFFNLTQREVANAVGVTENHIRHIEAGRANPDAKLLFKLVKYLKTTAEELFPDLAEVEIEPAGSI
- a CDS encoding helix-turn-helix domain-containing protein, which translates into the protein MNEQEKKTMGQRIRTERELKGWSQEKLGEILGMNRTNISNYESGRTIPPGNVVKDMANLFGINSDYILVNSDVRRFIDLEVEMKGQSGLYANPDVETIAAHHDGEDWTEEELQDIEEFKELVKLRRQLRKNKE
- a CDS encoding ImmA/IrrE family metallo-endopeptidase; the protein is MMVSYNYETLSAKARESNVEIVEKQLRGRNKGFYSDGLILIDTRISTIIEKACILSEELGHHHTSFGDILDQNIIHKRKQELRARQWAYQCLIPLNGIIQAHHARISGRYDLAEYLGVTEEFLQAAIDRYTEKFGLSVQADERHIIYFDPLGVVELKV